A genomic region of Candidatus Goldiibacteriota bacterium contains the following coding sequences:
- a CDS encoding PD40 domain-containing protein — MKKIAAVFLILFFAVSSVSAYNKIRTKDMDWHIFETPHFKIYYYKSEELLAKFGVIYAEEAFEKITKILGYTPKEKIPLFIYENPIDFGTTNITLSYLGEGTGGFTEAYKNRVVLPANGSLKAFKEVLTHEITHAISFDILYGEGMRSYATLYKDLFMPLWVMEGLAEHCADDFDTRGEMVLRDAVINDRLVPLNKAEGFSHLEEVYLAYKEAQSAIDYIASKYGAENIQKILKFYTDELSTEAVFRQILKKDFSQFEKEWAFYLKKKYWAQIQGRDEAVKYGPALTENDHRNLVYNLAPSFSPDGNRIAYVSTKEGIKTIFIMKNDGTGKVRPFMAEFEGLDTNGNAISWAKDGKLLYFAGKKRGKMILFEGNVENGALKEYEIEGIDIISSPAISPDGRYIALCGTVSGFSDVYLYEPETGKLLRITDNVYENSGVSWSQDATALVFSEEHEGINMLCHYELKSGVKQLLTTAEAGNCETPVFSAEKEIIFVSDKNGIFNLYSMIIDTKEIRQLSNVSGGVFSPSVSGDFIAYSYYEDGCYNVYKYLRNAKSDFSGLPLSYYGEAGLKKENSSDTAGITAAVQEPKTTGQDDLEFREEIENRAAELISENKKYTTAFSPDMIFAILGAGTDTGIIGAGYLQLSDMLGDHNIAVLLNAVPGYYTQFETQYLYMALPFDLSFYFFYNQNTYKLYDFETGDFFSRLDSTQAGATVDMKYPLTLYDSVGINFSSQRVSDRYTEINYSSGYEFDGDRFDIINVAALYYEHDTVSWRDMWPVSGNYFSLYVQAAEKMFGGTRSYGVYQAEFRKYFDLNFISGMNTVFAARAVAGMTDGDDKPYFVFGGINTLRGAGYGEFTGDKIGFVSAELRQTVAKNLNFKLWPLEWWMVKNIKTQAFIDSGLVKTGVLEAINEKEILSGAGVGVTIDTFVLQRQFMPMKFEVAKRIDKTDDIWKFYFSISTGY, encoded by the coding sequence ATGAAGAAAATTGCCGCTGTGTTTTTGATATTGTTTTTTGCCGTGTCGTCCGTTTCCGCGTACAATAAAATACGCACAAAGGATATGGATTGGCATATTTTTGAAACCCCGCATTTTAAAATTTATTATTATAAATCCGAAGAACTTCTTGCCAAGTTTGGCGTTATTTACGCTGAAGAGGCTTTTGAAAAGATTACCAAGATTCTTGGGTACACCCCAAAAGAAAAAATCCCGCTGTTTATCTATGAAAACCCGATTGATTTTGGCACAACAAATATAACGCTTTCATACCTTGGCGAAGGAACGGGCGGTTTTACGGAAGCTTATAAGAACAGGGTGGTACTGCCGGCAAACGGTTCGCTTAAAGCTTTCAAAGAGGTATTAACCCACGAGATTACGCACGCAATATCATTTGATATATTATACGGCGAAGGCATGCGTTCTTACGCGACTCTTTATAAGGATTTGTTTATGCCGCTGTGGGTAATGGAGGGGTTGGCCGAACACTGCGCGGATGATTTTGACACGCGCGGAGAGATGGTTTTAAGGGACGCGGTTATAAATGACAGGCTGGTGCCGCTGAATAAGGCGGAAGGGTTTTCCCACCTTGAAGAGGTGTATCTTGCTTATAAAGAGGCGCAGAGCGCCATTGATTACATAGCTTCAAAATACGGCGCGGAAAACATACAGAAAATTCTTAAATTTTATACCGACGAATTAAGCACAGAGGCTGTGTTTAGGCAGATATTAAAAAAAGATTTCAGTCAGTTTGAAAAAGAGTGGGCTTTTTATCTTAAGAAAAAATATTGGGCGCAGATACAGGGCCGTGATGAAGCGGTAAAATACGGCCCCGCGCTGACAGAGAATGACCACAGGAACCTTGTTTATAACCTTGCGCCTTCGTTTTCACCGGACGGAAACAGGATTGCGTATGTTTCCACTAAAGAAGGAATTAAAACAATCTTTATAATGAAAAACGATGGTACGGGCAAAGTGCGCCCTTTTATGGCGGAGTTTGAAGGTCTTGATACCAACGGCAATGCGATATCATGGGCAAAAGACGGAAAGCTGTTATATTTTGCCGGAAAAAAACGCGGAAAAATGATTTTGTTTGAAGGCAATGTTGAAAACGGCGCGCTTAAAGAGTATGAAATAGAGGGGATTGATATAATAAGTTCGCCTGCAATATCTCCTGACGGGCGATACATAGCGCTGTGCGGTACGGTGTCCGGTTTCTCGGATGTTTATCTGTATGAGCCTGAAACAGGAAAGCTGTTAAGAATAACTGATAATGTCTATGAAAACAGCGGCGTGTCATGGTCGCAGGACGCAACGGCGCTTGTTTTTTCCGAAGAGCACGAAGGAATAAACATGCTTTGTCATTATGAATTGAAAAGCGGGGTAAAACAGCTATTAACCACGGCAGAAGCGGGTAACTGTGAAACGCCGGTATTTTCGGCGGAAAAAGAAATAATATTTGTCTCTGATAAAAACGGAATATTTAACCTGTACAGTATGATTATTGATACCAAAGAAATCCGCCAGTTGAGCAATGTTTCGGGGGGTGTTTTCTCGCCTTCTGTTTCCGGTGATTTTATAGCTTATTCATATTACGAAGACGGCTGTTATAACGTCTATAAATATCTAAGGAATGCTAAAAGTGATTTTTCCGGCCTGCCTTTGTCCTATTACGGGGAAGCGGGCTTAAAAAAAGAAAACTCTTCTGATACTGCGGGAATAACAGCGGCGGTACAGGAACCCAAGACAACAGGGCAGGACGACCTTGAATTCAGGGAAGAAATTGAAAACAGGGCAGCGGAGCTTATTTCTGAAAATAAAAAATACACCACCGCATTCTCGCCGGATATGATATTTGCCATACTTGGCGCCGGCACGGATACGGGCATAATAGGCGCCGGATATCTGCAGTTATCGGATATGCTGGGCGACCACAATATTGCTGTCCTGTTAAACGCAGTGCCCGGGTATTACACGCAGTTTGAAACGCAGTACCTTTACATGGCGCTGCCGTTTGATTTGTCGTTTTATTTCTTTTACAATCAGAACACGTATAAATTATACGATTTTGAAACAGGTGATTTTTTCTCGCGCCTTGACAGTACGCAGGCGGGCGCGACTGTTGACATGAAATACCCGCTTACCTTATATGACAGCGTGGGAATAAATTTTTCATCACAGCGGGTCTCTGACAGATATACCGAAATAAATTACAGCAGCGGCTATGAATTTGACGGCGACAGGTTTGATATTATAAATGTGGCGGCGCTGTATTATGAACACGATACGGTATCGTGGCGCGATATGTGGCCGGTTTCGGGCAATTATTTCTCTTTATATGTACAGGCCGCTGAAAAAATGTTTGGCGGGACAAGAAGTTACGGTGTGTATCAGGCGGAATTCAGGAAGTATTTTGACCTTAATTTCATAAGCGGTATGAACACCGTGTTTGCGGCGCGTGCCGTAGCCGGGATGACAGACGGCGATGATAAACCGTATTTTGTCTTTGGAGGCATAAACACCCTGCGCGGCGCCGGCTATGGCGAATTTACAGGTGATAAGATAGGGTTTGTGTCCGCGGAACTCCGCCAGACTGTAGCTAAAAACCTTAATTTTAAGCTTTGGCCGTTAGAGTGGTGGATGGTTAAAAATATTAAAACACAGGCATTTATTGATTCCGGATTGGTGAAAACAGGGGTTCTGGAAGCCATAAATGAAAAAGAAATTTTAAGCGGTGCAGGCGTAGGGGTTACCATTGATACTTTTGTGCTGCAGCGCCAGTTTATGCCGATGAAGTTTGAAGTGGCAAAGAGGATAGACAAAACAGATGATATATGGAAATTTTATTTTTCTATAAGCACTGGGTACTGA